Genomic DNA from Mycolicibacterium helvum:
CGACTGGTCGAGCGAATCAGGTGCGCGATGTCGCCCACAATCAGCAAGACATCATCACCAAGCTGGTGTGGGAGGGAAATTCGTTCGAGCAGGCCTCAACCATGGCGATGGCGATCAGCAACACGATGCTTGCCCATGCCGATGAGTGCGACCAGGCGGCCCGCGATGTCTCGTCGGCAGCCTCAGAGGTCGAGTCCATCAAATCGGAGTGGTCGCGGATCCAGCACATGGCCGACCACTGGGGCATCGTGATCGACACTGCTACCGGCGAAATGCACTACATCATCCCCGACGATCCGGAAGAACGAGCCGAGGTCGAACGTCACGTCCAGATCGTGCATGACGCGATCGTGGACCTGCTGCGACGGGCCGACTCCACCGATCAGCATCTGGCCGCGGCGGTGAACAACGCGATCTCCGAGACTGCCGACGGCATCGGCAACGATCCCAACGTTTCGCCCGAAGTCGCCAAGGAGACCGTCGCCAAGGCACTGGCCGGTGACCAGGGCGCCGCCGCGGAGGTGAAGGCGGTGTTGGGCTCCATCAATGAGGGCCAGCGGGCCGGAACGGAACCACTGACACCGACGCAGGCATCGATCCTGAGTCAGATGCAAGCGCAGCAGGCCGGTATGTCGACGGACGCGCTCGGGGCGGCTGAGCAGAACATGGGCGACGCGAAGTCTGCCATGGGCGACTCATGGCAACTCATGAGTAATCCCAATATCCACTTCCCGAAGACCGATCCGGGCGGGGTCGCGAACCCGAACAATATGACCAGCGGCGGGATGAGCCAGCTGCCCCGCAGTGTGCAGGGCGTATTGCAGTCCAAGGGCATGTCGCAACTCGGCGAGATGACCAAGGTGACCGACATTGTCAAGGACGGCAACGCCGGGCTGCGGCAGGGCGGCACGGCACTGGATCGCGGCATGCTCAACAAGGCGACGGAGATGATGAATTCGCCGACATTCCACGGTACGCCGGTGGGCGGAAAGGGCGGCTATTCCGGGATCGCGGGCGACGGCGTTCCGGTGGCGAACGGCGTCCTGGCGACGGCGGGACAAGATCATCAAGCGGTTCATGACATCGTCCGCGACTCGGCGTACTCGGACAATTTCATGAAGGGCGCGCTTGGCACCGACTGGGGTGACAATGGCAAGGCGGTCGGCGACATGTTCGGCTGGACCGGTGACGCAGCCAACGGGCCGGACGCCAAGGTGGCGGCCGAGACGGCGTCGGCGTACGGAGCGTATGTCGGCGATCCCAAGCATGACTTCTTGCACATGCCTGGTAATCAGACGCTCGGTGAGTTGAATCCCGAAGCGGTGCGCGGGCTTTCGCACGGGCTTGCGCCCTACATTCCGGACATCGCTGAGGCGTCGGCCGGCCGCCACCAGGGGTTCGGTCTGTTGGACACCGATGAGACGAACATGCCTGTGGCAAAAAACATCTTCTCTGTGCTCAGCACCGACAAGGCGGCGTCGGATTACTTCAACGGCGCAGCCGGCCGCGACATCATGCAGGCACAACTCGACTATGCCAACGACTACAAGA
This window encodes:
- a CDS encoding TPR repeat region-containing protein, which encodes MGISLTDLEAWDPGSLRAVATAATGRANQVRDVAHNQQDIITKLVWEGNSFEQASTMAMAISNTMLAHADECDQAARDVSSAASEVESIKSEWSRIQHMADHWGIVIDTATGEMHYIIPDDPEERAEVERHVQIVHDAIVDLLRRADSTDQHLAAAVNNAISETADGIGNDPNVSPEVAKETVAKALAGDQGAAAEVKAVLGSINEGQRAGTEPLTPTQASILSQMQAQQAGMSTDALGAAEQNMGDAKSAMGDSWQLMSNPNIHFPKTDPGGVANPNNMTSGGMSQLPRSVQGVLQSKGMSQLGEMTKVTDIVKDGNAGLRQGGTALDRGMLNKATEMMNSPTFHGTPVGGKGGYSGIAGDGVPVANGVLATAGQDHQAVHDIVRDSAYSDNFMKGALGTDWGDNGKAVGDMFGWTGDAANGPDAKVAAETASAYGAYVGDPKHDFLHMPGNQTLGELNPEAVRGLSHGLAPYIPDIAEASAGRHQGFGLLDTDETNMPVAKNIFSVLSTDKAASDYFNGAAGRDIMQAQLDYANDYKNGVDMASNNHRLYDSMTMQGLVDSGIHNATGASHINEEAMATAAYEAKKSAYEFGFAGLDAAGVPGTDLVSQAFEDALLGDPPKTKGWDTHSLPNLDLGQGENQVLNALARAGVPIQGLDDQFLAPPDPNHPEAPRRILSAEEYAANRSGTISGGEYNDAIRRALIATTGRDLYHDIDVQMSSRYNAVTETTQPPQ